The following DNA comes from Anopheles arabiensis isolate DONGOLA chromosome 3, AaraD3, whole genome shotgun sequence.
aattttccttaTTATCATACTTGATTCCAACGATAACCAACGAATTCTGCGGAGAGATTTCTGCTCTCAAAAATTTCACAATACCATTTGATTTTGTTAAAAACCATTCATCTCAaaattttggttttaaaacaaagcttTCAGTTACATGCACTCCACAGCCATCTATAGTCAAACAGggatatttcttttctttgggACCATGATGCACATTAATTGAGGCATATAACTTGCATCTGTCCGCTACTTGTTCCACACATTTTGAACCTGTCTTAACATCTCGTTTAATAAACTGTAAAAAGTTTTCATAATCATAAGAAGACCAATCGTCCAATGGACCAAGTTCTTCAACGTCATCAAATACGTGGAGAAGATTGTGTACATTACTGCTCATATGGGTGCGACCATAGTACAGTGggaaatcaacaacaaattgtTGAAGCATTCTTTTGCAAGCGGGTTTAAATGTTTATATACTGACGATGAGAAAATAGTTATGCCACAAAAGTAGAGCAAATAATGGTTAAAGCCCTCACTGTGCATAAAATCTTTATATATAACAGGGCTAATATAATGTAGGAAAGACCTAAATTCAGTTGCTTCCCAATACTGAAGAGTGTCAAGAGATCGAAATGGTCGATGTATTTCAGAAGGcagtttcgtttttgttgtgttcggATGTCCGTTCACTTATTTGAATAACCCACTGAACTAAGCACAACTAAAAAGTTACAAACAAGACATGCAAACTTTATTCCTAACACATTAAATATTTGTTGAAACGTAAAACCCCGGCGCAGCCGCGTAACGGTTACCGCACTCGTTGAACACCCGAGAACCGAATGCCCCGGGTGAACGGCCGTCGTGCCCTAGCCGCGATGGCGCGGCCCTTTCGCTCCGTCTCACGGTCGCCCTCGACGGACAGCTCGGGTGACGTCCAGGGCTGTCGCACCCTGCGACCAACCCAGAGCCACAATGTTGCGCGACGTTGTCCGTCTCCACAACAGTTTTCATCAAAAAGTGAGAGACATTTTTCTTGTGTTCACTAGACCATATTACAAAACTTAGAAATTTATGATGAAAAAGGCCGTACAAAAATTTACGAGTGTTGCCAATATCGATAAGATGAAGTCGATCAGAAGTGGGAAAACTTTTTATCATATTTAATCCACCAATCTCTTCTAAAGGAGATCGAATTTGTTTATGATGCTCTATATCGTGTCTTTGTCGAAAACTTTCATCTGTACGTGGTGGAGCAGGTTGTGATgaacaaaatattattttacgCTTCGGTTTTACGAACTCTCCAACGAGAGTACACTTCGTGCACCCATGTTTTGCCAAAAAGTACATTACCAATTTTATAAAGGCCCGCGCAGGGGTATCGGTGACAAAAGCCTTGGCAAAAATCGAgagtttttttcgtttaaattCAATCGAGCTACTGTGTCAAACTATTCTTCGTTCGTAAGTCTAATAATGCTAATTTGTGCGCGGATCGAACGTAGGTAGTGTTCGCGGTTTGTACAGTGGCTTGCCTAACCTGACCGTCTTTAGCCACCACTACCGATATAACTCGACCCTTTGGCCAGCAGTTTCTGGGGAGATTATTATCCTCAATTACAACTAAATCTCCTACCTCGAGTGGTCGTACGGGCTGGAACCACTTGGTTCGACGGGTGAGAGTCGGTAAGTATTCTGCCAACCATTTCTTCCAGAACACATCCGCCGCGTGCTGTGCCACCTTCCAGAACGATTTTAGAGCCGCGGGGCTGTCGCAGAACACAGCCGGCGGCTTACTTCCGTCTGGAGTCCCTAGTAGCAATAGGTTCGGCGTCATAGGCACCGTCATCTCGTCATCCAACGGCACGTAGGTAAGTGGACTCGAGTACAGTATCAGCTCGATTTCCGCAAAGGTTGATGCCAAAATTTCGTCCGTTGGTCTTTTAGGAAACACGAACTGATTCAGCACCTTCTTCACCGAGCGCACTAAACGTTCCCAGCAGCCGCCAAAGTGGGGAGCCCCGGGAGGGTTGAAGCTCCATTTCGTTTGCGGTCCGCAAAACACCGTCATCATTGCGTCGTGGTCGATCTCCTGCGCTGCTTCGTCCAACTCTCGCGAAGCACCTACGAAAATAGTCCCCCGGCGCTGATGATTTCGAGCGGGGTTCCACGTCTAGCGATGAAGCGTCGGATGGCTACGATACACGAGGCGGTGTTAAAGGATGCTGCTATTTCCAGATGGACCGCCCGACTCGTATGGTAGGTAAATATGACGCCCTATCGTTTTTCTACCCGTCGTCCGACGGCGACAAGAAAGGGCCCGAAGTAGTTTATACCTGTGAACGAGAAAGCATTCTGACCAACTGCGACCCGTTGAAGTGGTAAATTACCCATTAAAGGCGGTTCCGGGCGCGCGTTGTCCACCTTGCATTTCTGGCAGCTCATGCGACGGTATTCCCCTAGGAGTTTTGGGATGTAGTATCGCATCCTTAGTGCAGCCAAAGCTGTACCGTGATTCACATGTTTTTACCTGGCGTGGTACGCTTGCATCAAGAGATCGGTTCCGTACTCCTTCCTAGGCAGGATTATAGGATTGCGGGAAGGTTCGCTGATTTCCACGCACTCGGTTAGCCGTCCCCCCACTCTTAGAATCCCATGGTCGTCTAAGGTGGGCGATAGTTTGTATAGACTGATACCTTTGTCGATCCTCTTCTTCCACGGATGCTTTATCAGCTCTCGATTTCTCAGTTGTTGCATCTCATCACGATACGCCTTCTGCTGTATGAATCGTATTAATATACGCTCCGCTTCCGCTAGCTCGTCCTGCATCAGCGGTCCGTTCACTTTCCGCTCCTTCTTAACTAGATAACGCATGTTTGTTATGAAGCGCGTCACAAACGCCATAGCCCTCAGTGCTCGGCTCCATCTGGAAAACCGTTCCAAATGAATTAACGGCTTCTCTACTAGGTGATGGTTCATTCCTTTCCGCAGCTCTTCACTGGTACGTTGTGGTACTCCTTCTTGATTCGGCCAGGCGCTTTCCGGCTCCCAAAGGAACGACGGCCCGCGGAACCACCGCCCTAGCGCTGGCAGGTCTGGTCGTTTGCTCCATTTTGTGCCCTCGTCTGCTACGTTCAGCTTGGTTGGAACCCATCGCGATTGATCCAGATTAGTTCCTTCTAGCAGCTCTCCTATACGGAATGCTACAAATTGGTTGTAGCAACTGTGGTCTGAGTTAAGCCAACTCAGGACGTTCTTAGAGTCGGTCCAGAAGATGGTTCGTCCGATCGACAGTCGATGATTTTGCGATATGGTTTTCGCTAGCCTTGCGCCGATGACCGCGGCCTGCAGCTCCAGCCTAGGGATGGATAAAAATTTAAGCTGCGTCATGCGCGTTTTCGATCCTACCAGAGTGCATTCGATATGCATATCCCATCCTTCCACGAAACGGAAGTAAGCAACTGCAGCCATATCCTTCTCACTCGCATCCCAAAAGACGTGCAGCTCAACGTTGGCATCTGTGGAGGATATACATCGATAGCATCGGGGTATAGTCACCTGTTCGACATCGGGAAGCACGTGTAACCACTCCGTCCATTTCCCTGCCGTCTGGTCGCTCAACTCTTGGTCCCAACCGGTGCCTCCGCGCCAAACTTCCTGCAGCAAAGTCTTTAAATACATTAGAAAATGTCCGAGTAGTCCGAGAGGGTCGTAAACGCTCATAAGTGTCCGTAGTATTTCACGTTTCGTTTCTGGCTTTCTCCCAGATAAAAGCTCTTGATCATGCCTCGAGGATAAGCGGAATGTGAAGGTGTCCGATGATGTGTTCCACCACATTCCCAACACCTTTTCGGCAGATAGACCGTAGTTCGCACTAATATCTTTCCCCTTTATATCCTCTTGCAGGTGTTGCATGACGGCCCGAGAGTTCGAAACCCAGTTTCTGATTTCGAAACCACCGCACGCGTGGATGTAACGGACCGCGTCGGCCAGATCTTTAGCTTCCTCTTCCGTCTCGACGCTGGCTAGCATATCATCGACGTAGTGTTCATGTACTATGCACTCGACTGCCCTGGGGTATTCTGTTGCAAATCGTCCTGCGTTCACTTTTTTACGTATTGTGTACTGCTAGGTGAACACGCTGCTCCGAACGTCATCACGGTCACTACGTAAATCGCCGATCCGGCATCGGGGTCGTCGCCGTCCCACAGTATCATTTGGCTTCGTTGATCCGTTTccttaattattattattattattatttattaatcttcaacgggccgtatggcctaattaagatgtaacagttcaataaaaaaaaaatacatagcaaaaacaagatttgcatcgcaattcactgcggccacggcaaaagccggagacgttccttgaagcactgagttgagatgtcgaagtcgaagcaatccgagacagtgttgaagacagccgacatgcggaacatagggtctgaccgaccagcactggaacggggttgagcgagccgtagagtttctctagacctaagtgttcgggatggtgcatagatatcgactcgatgcaacaatggcgatgagtcgatagagccatttagcaatccagcgatgaaagaacactgtgcattgcgtcttctaaccgaaagaggttcaaggcctagaagacggcaccgcgcagcatacggaggaagattattgcgatcctgccagggaagtaggccaCCTGGTGGAACATTTCGCGTATGTCGCCGACAATCGCCACACGGTTCTCTCTGAACTTCATCAGCACTGACACGAGTCCAGCAAGCATGTCGGGTCCAGTAAGAAGTCTGGAATTCAAGCTCACTCCGTTCATCTTGGCCGCTGCGTCGAAAACCATACGGATTTTCCCGGGTTTGTTCGGGTTGGTTAGCGGAAAGATTGGAAGGTACCAATCGTTCTTCTGCCGTACAATCGAGATGGTGTCTGTTTAGGCATACGTACCGTTTTTGTGGCCGCAGCCTTGTTACAAGGTAGATCTGGATCGTCACGGCGCCATATGAGTCCCGTTTCGTAGCGTCCGTCTATTAGCGTTGTTTCTCGTTCCAATATGGCCAAAGCGCGCTCGTCGTCTTTAGATTGCAGGCTGTTGGTCGATGTGCTGATGCCGATCGATTCGAGTTTAAAATACTCCTTCACCGCAGCTGTGAGTCGATCATCAGGCGAGCCATCGCAGGAACATACGTGAAGAAGGCTACGTTGTGACTCGGGAGTGAATCTTACGTTGGTGCAAGGGCCATAAACGACCCAACCCAAGCGTGTCTTCGAGGCGACCGGCTCGTCACATTTACCCTCTACGCTCTTCACTGGCTGGCTCAATCTGCAACTGTCCACGCCAATTAAAACTCGTGGCATGGCCTCTTCCTAGGAGTCCACCGGTAGACCTCTCAGGTGAGCGTAGTTTGCAGCCAGACGAGTCATGTGCATCGTTTGTTTTGGAAGCGCTAGCTCTTTCACGGTGTGCACTTCCGACATTTCGTGCACGGTAGATGTCTCGTGGGGAGCGGACCGCATACCGACAGCTTTACTGACtcgttctcttctcttcttaTGTCTCCAGTCCATTGCAGGCACAGAGGGTGTGGGGTTCCGGATAAACCCAGCTCTGCTAATAACCCATGGTCCATGAAAGTTGATGTAGAGCCGTCGTCGAGGAACGCGTACGTGTCTACGCGCCCAGCAGGTCCGTGGAGAGATATGGTCACGTACTTCAGCAAAGCACCATCGTTTGCTCCTGTATGTGCGAAAACGTTTCCCGTCCCGGTCCCCGAAACCTGAGGAATCCCGCGAGATTGTGCTAGCTGGAAGTTCATCATTTGCGTGGAGTAGCTCGTGGTGTTGTACGCTACAGCCGTTAACGCCACACGGTGCTGCTCTGCATCTGCCTCCATGATAACCAAGACACTTCCTGCACATTCTTCGTTCATTTACGAAGGCTCTTCTAGCAGCCACAGTGGTGTTGAGGAATTTCGCGCACTGGTCTAAGGATCCGCAGCTCTTACCACATACTGCACAAGCTGTCGTCAGCACTCGTATTTGACTCATCGGGCCCAAAACACCATCACTTTCCTCTTGTAGAACCGTCGCGTTGCAGTAGGTAGGGTGAACCCGGCCTTTACCGTACGGTCGCTGTTGGTCGGGTGTCGCTGGCTGGAACCGCTGGGGGTGACTACGACGgggctgaagctgctgctggtaccgATGTTGGTTTAGTGATGTTTCCGGCTGTCGACGCGCTACTTTTTGTACTTCCGGAGATGGCGTCATATCGATGACATCACATAGATCACTGGCTAACTCACTAATCCAAGTTCCGAATTCAATCATCGTCACCTCCTGCATCGTTTTTCTTGTTCGTGCCCAGTCGATGCATAAGACGGGGGGCAGCTTCCTCACCAGCTCCTTCAGCAAGGTCACGTCATACATATAGGCCAATAACCCGGACATCATTTTCATCGTCCGTGTAACCACAAGAGGCTGTTGTGCGGTCATAGGCCGTTATAAAGACTAGCCAGTCATCCACAACTCCGGAGAATATTGGTAAGTCCTTCGGTACCGGCTGGCGGGCCGCTATCTGACTTTGGCTCAGAGTAGTGCTGTGTATTAGTGGCCGAGTGTTGTACTGTGTACCGTGCATTGTGTGGCCGTAGCCCTCGTGTGAAACTTGTGTGTTGCGCTGTGCCCCGTGTGTCGTACGAACGTAACCCgtgtgtggagtgtgtgcATGGCGCGCCGTATGCTCGTAGTGCAGTGCGTTTTCTGGATGGGTCGCATATCCTTCCTGTTTCCGGAGTCTAGACTGCACCGAGTAGTCCGGTTGTGCCGCGTAATCCAATTGTGTCACTCGACCGTACGGTGCAACGTACTTCGATTGTGTCGCGTATCCTTGTTGCTGTACGGGTGCCTCATACGTCGCATGGCCATGTTGTGTTGCGGAGTGctttagtgtgcgtgtgttactCTCGTAGAGATCATGGCCCTTCGCGAATTGGCCCACCACAGGGCTACATTTTTGGCGGGCAGTCAGCTGCATAGAATTTTCCATACCGCCGATCCACTCTTCAAACTCGGCCTCCCGCCGGACGGCAGGTACACTGTTTCCCAGAGTCTGTTCGACGGGCCTTTCGCCACCTAGATCGTCTTCAATGTCGAGCAATCGCATCTCGTGTTCGAGAATAAGGCGCCTCCTACGCTGTTCTTCACATGATGTCGTGGCGCGCCCGACGCGTTCGATATCTCCTTCTGATGCGGCGCGCGCGACGCGACGTATGTCCCCTTCTATCGCAGCGTCTTCGACGCCTTCCATGGCCCCTTCCGACGCTGACCACGTCTCTTCATTATCTCGTATCGTGCTCTCCGTGCCGTACCCTTTCAACTCACCCGCCTTACTCCGCACCAGTGTATGTCTTACTTCCTGGTTCGAGAATGGGCCTCTGGGTGTTCTCTTCCGACGGGATGAGCTCGTGCCGATGCATTTTTGCCGCCTTACTTTCAACGCACTCATAGGAGGTAGTGGCTCCTGCGTTGGTTACTTCCGACGGGAATGCAGCCGCGCGCAATGGTCTCGGGGTGGACGCTCCGCTGAGGCCGCTGGGAACGTTCTCGCGCTCTATCTGCTGATACGCCCCTGGGGTAGCTGGTTCCCCCCTCGGCATACGACGCACTGACTGCTGCTCCATTGCACTCTTCACTTAACCGGGCACGGACACTTTTTTTAATCGAACGCGCGATTTACTTGTTTCCGATCCACGAATCGAAATACGATACGTTTAATCGTTAGACAATTTAAGTCAGACCAAATTTTTTTGGAATGtaggaaaatgaaaccaacgCAGAATAATTTCTTGCcgaaacaatttattttagttttccaAAAATTTGTCTAGATTCCGCGAGTGGTTTGAAAAGGGTGCAAATCTTATGCTGCACTCTTTTATAGCTTTTCCCTCGTCACTTCGTGTCCTAATCGGATTGCGCTTCGTGTCCGTTAACCCTCCTGGTTTAATACAGGTCGTTCAGTTCGCTATGTGACAACACCAAAATTTACGAAATCATTAAAAACCGAACAAATCGTGTGCGCGTTCCCTCCACGTCCAGATAACTCTTTTCAGACCAGATAGCGATGCTGAGAGTTTTGCTGCGCTTATCGACAGGTGTAGTAAGCGAGGTATTGTCTAGTTCCATTTATTTCCTTCTTATTTAACAATATTGGAGGCTCGCTTCGAATTCGGCCGTGGAAGTGGGCAGGACGTGGTTGGATTTTAGTGTGTAGTGTACCTTCCTAAGAAGCGTGTGTTTCACAAGTGTGAGATGTATTGATAGGTGAATTTAATGCATTATTGATCTACTTGCTCGAAGAATGAAGGCGAAAATTCAatacagtcatta
Coding sequences within:
- the LOC120901082 gene encoding uncharacterized protein LOC120901082, whose product is MQHLQEDIKGKDISANYGLSAEKVLGMWWNTSSDTFTFRLSSRHDQELLSGRKPETKREILRTLMSVYDPLGLLGHFLMYLKTLLQEVWRGGTGWDQELSDQTAGKWTEWLHVLPDVEQVTIPRCYRCISSTDANVELHVFWDASEKDMAAVAYFRFVEGWDMHIECTLVGSKTRMTQLKFLSIPRLELQAAVIGARLAKTISQNHRLSIGRTIFWTDSKNVLSWLNSDHSCYNQFVAFRIGELLEGTNLDQSRWVPTKLNVADEGTKWSKRPDLPALGRWFRGPSFLWEPESAWPNQEGVPQRTSEELRKGMNHHLVEKPLIHLERFSRWSRALRAMAFVTRFITNMRYLVKKERKVNGPLMQDELAEAERILIRFIQQKAYRDEMQQLRNRELIKHPWKKRIDKGISLYKLSPTLDDHGILRVGGRLTECVEISEPSRNPIILPRKEYGTDLLMQAYHAR